The DNA sequence CACCGGTCTTAATAAAATGCTAACATTAAACACTTTAATGAGGAGTGATACCACCCTCTGTTGTTATGCAGTTGATGCTGTTATGTAGTTTATTTTGGTCCAAACCATAGGTGTTTTTCGGATGCGCAAGGCAAGTTTGAGGCCCTCTCTGGGCCCGggccgcttaatttctttctgcaaccataatgggccgcaatatatcactaaccgcatagtccgaggcaaggttcattattgtcagggttagggtcttagggttagggtcttggggttaggggttaggggttaggggttagggttagggttagggttagggttagggttagggttagggttagggttagggttagggttagggttagggttaaggttaaggttaaggttaggttaaggttagggtttagggttagggttagggttagggttagggttagggttaatgttaatgttagggtaagggttagggttagggttagggttagggattagggttagggttagtattatattcgtatttattagtactaatatactagtaatagtatattgtgtgtatgcactttattccttaatcaataagtatcataaacaaacacctttgtggcacaacgaatcatagcacagtcgtgtagtcattagactatggatacatagattgtgggttcgaaccccaggtaaaccgttgtagaatttttattctatcgatttctttttattttattaagtaagaggaaataataatggtaaaaaACTCGTGTTATATATAGCACTTTAAGACATGTACAAAACATAAACACAGCTCCTTTAGTAGGGCGACTATGTTTTGTTATAGTGAGATTTTCCACAATTTATCCACAGCTACATGTAATGCTGATGATTTCGTGTGCCCTTTAAATCTGGGCCTTATGTGTCTTTACGCGGATCAGAAATGTGACGGTCGACGTCTATGCCCAACAGGACTTGACGAACAATTTTGCGGTAAGTAATATGATAGAGTACACAACTTAGGAATAGGCTACCTGGGGTGGAATTGGCTGGGTAAAATAATGCATTGCATAGAGGCTAGCATTTAGTCCGGCCTGACGATTTTTCGTGCGTTTTTCCGTTGAGACAGACGTTGGGTTTTCAGCAGCTACTTCCGGTTCTCCGCTGCAGTTTTTGCTTCCGTTCTATGATTTTCCACTCCATTAATGATCGTTGTTCTTCGCAGGACAAAAACGTCCGATTGCTCAAATTCCATATATAGAAAGCAATATATATTTTTAGTACTAATTAATTGTTTCTCTTTTTTACAGGATACTGTGGACCAAGAAATATATTTCTTGAAAATATAGAAGTGTTGAATTACACCTCACCCGGGTTTCCATTGCAATACCCGCCGAATCTAAATTGCGAATGGTATATCACAGCGGAGGAAAATATGATTATTGCATTACGTATCAAGAGCTTCGAATTGGAAAGAGGATTTGATTATCTTTTAACAGGTAGGCGGTTTGATTGTCATTCATATCACGCGGGGTGGACCATGAACCAAATGCTTGTGTGATATCTGAAATGATAGTGGCAAAAAGTTCACCAAAATCTATATATCGTCCATGGGCAGGAAAGACCTCCTATgcgtctttggcccctgaacatgtttaaaccaAAATTTCCTATGTGACCTAttcgcagttttgttttaaacatgtttaagggccAAAGACACagaggaggtttttcctgcaaaTTATTATGGTCAGAGAATTGTAAGATAGCTACCAGAAAAATCCGTTTGCTGCGTACGCCCCTTACAGCATTCTGTGTCGTTCATCCTGTTTAACATGGTTAGATATTTTAGAACTTTGACTGGCACTTCTGAGTTTACGAGTGACTAACAATGACGCAATGTTCTTGATAGGTAATGGCTTAGTGGCTGGAAAAGAACAGACTGCTAAACTAACAGGCGAAGTAAAGATCCGGACTATTTCATCTAGGGATTCCACCATGTGGATGATACTTGAAACTGATAACACAGGCCAGTTAGCCGGATTCCATTTACAGATAGAGAAGCTTCCTGCCAGAGGAATTAATGGTAAAGTAATAAATATGATTCTTGAAATCACACCACCATACGACAACTATCATTTTGAACTTCCAAGCAGGAGCTGAAGCAGCTAAAGAAAAGTTTAATTAGCCATCGAACTCCTATCAAAATAGAACAACATTAGTAATGATCAAAAGAAATTCAATTGCATTATCTTCTACAAATTTAATAAGTAAATGCGTCTACTATTAAAGGCCGGGATTAAAGGATGCGTTTTTTAAGATGGATAATACCCTGATAGCAATAGCCGTAAAACTTACTTGGACCGTATTTGACCATGTTAGCTTAGCTAGAGAATCCGTACAGGTAAACGGGAATTTGTTTCCGACTACAAACACGTTCTTTGTCAGGATGGTGACTGTTACTACACCTGAATAATCTTGTTAATTATATTTTCTCATCCAATCATGAACCCAGTTGGTAGATATCCCAGGTTTAATTTCTAGATGATTAATTAGGCTCTATATGCTCATACTTTGAGTAGCTACCATTGGTACTGCGTGTTGTTTGAAAGTGTTAATTTGTTTGGTAATTATGATGCGTTGACCAttacgactgctcagtgccagaagtgggtaagtgcaatagctgccatgtgtagctgtcgTGTGTATGAGAACAATattctgtgtgtaaattgccaaatgtttacagggcagctattgcacttactcatTGAGCAGTCGAATGATGTAAAAACAACTTTTATCGAcatttataattgattttttttcttagcTTTATGCGAAGGTAGTGATTACCATTGTGGTTCAGGATTTTGTGTATCTTACAATGCGAAATGCGATGGATTCACCGATTGCTATGCCAACAATGCAGACGAACTACGTTGTGGTAAATACCGTCTCCTACATTTCTAGCTATAAACGAAGTGTTGAACTTTTTgacattaaatttgtattatttcatatAAAACTATTCGGCACAATTTTTAAAATTCTATACGGATTCTGAATAGTAAATAATAAAACTAACTGTTatcaaatcaaaatcataatCCAAAACTATTAACGAAGAGAAAGTTATTACAGAtacataaaaatatgttttacCTGGTTACATCTGGAGAACCACTGTATATGTAGCGTTCTTACCATTTTAAAGTTACTACACTGATGCATGACGTAACAAAACTGTACAAATATTTGGTACACCGGTCATTTTACATCAGCTTTTATCTGAAGCTTTGTTATCTTACCTTTATAGCATATATCCATTGTCCTGGGTCCTACCTGTGTGACAAAGCACCTGATGTGAACATCTCAAAGTGTGTGACGATGGATGAAGTATGTGATGGCGAGATCGAATGTCCCGGAGGAGATGATGAAACATTTTGTGGTATTCAGTTAATTGTTAACATTGGACAATGTCCCTTTTAAACAAATCATGATTTGAGTTCATGGTCAGAATTTTCCCTGCGACAGTTTACTTAAAATGACGCTAATGTATCcgttatacatttttttataaattaataaaGATACTTTTTATAGTTCCCATAGAGATCAATTAATACTGTCATAAAGTAAACGGTTGTTTCAGCATTCTTCCTGATGGATGAGTAACAAGTAAATGACTACGATTAGGTGGAGAATAAGGAACAATgtctatataaacatgataaataaacgAACACTGAGAAATTCGAGTGCATGTGGAGTAACTTAACTTTACATAAAACGTTCAGAATTAAGCTTTCTCATGAGGATTGCTTGATGAAGTACTCACTCTGAGGTTGTTTCATTCGTTCATTCAGGCATTTGTTCTTTTATCCTTGTACTTTGCAGATGTGAAGAAATGTCCAGATGATTGTTCTTGTCAATATGAAGGAGAAAGTCTCATCGTCTCATGTGAACAAGGGTGGGCAGATGAAACTCTAAACAACATGGCTAGAACATCAAATTCATTGTGAGTATACCAGGAATACCTCGGCCTTGTGATGTTTAGTCAGAAGCCTGGTGTTTCTTTGCACATGCAAATAAGACATTTAATAGatattgaataataatcaaaCTTGTTTTATAAGGTAACACGATCATTCCCCGTTTACATAGTTTGATTAGCTGTGTTTTCTTCTGGTATTGCAGAGTGTTATCAGAAGGACACATTGGAATTCTTGAACCTGCGATTTTTAAAGGACTCGCTAATTTACACACACTGTAAGTTTTTAATGTTCTTGTAACTTCAAAGTCAAGTAGCCTGAATACGACCACATAACGTTTCAATTAACCTGTTCCTACTGCGTTTTCAGTGTGTAATTAATCACAATAAACCCTTCTACAATTTCTTTTAGGTCTCTGGAAGGAAATAGTATTGATATTTTAGAACAGGGATGCTTTGACGGGCTTTACAACGTTACATGGTTGTAAGTATGAATTGACAAAGaacatttattttaactaaaacaaTTGGCTTTGTGAAATATATATCCTGGATACATTAAACGAACAAGCTTTTTTTACCATACCTTTTTAATTGGATGATTTTTCGCATCATGTTTGTATCTAGGGATCTTTCACGAAACAACATGTCTTACATTCAGTCAAATTCATTTGAGGGTATGCCGATATTGCAGGAACTGTAAGTATGTGTTAAAATGTGGTCATTATTTCCAAGTCaatttttcaagatttaaatCCCGCATATAGTTATAATAATTGTAATTATATCTAATAAGgtctattttcatgaaaaaataaAGAGTTGTTTTTCTCTGACATAGAGAAAGACACAAGAAAGACGTTAAGAAGGTAATTTTACATAACTGCACTCGTGGGTTTCTGAGATAAAGAATCATTACATGTAGAAAATTAATATATTTAGTTTGTCAAATCGATTCATACGCGTCGCCGTGGGTCCATTCTTTATTTGTAATTATAATGTTGTTTAAATTTGTTAATGTAGCTTAATTTGAGTTGTTAAGACATAAATGAGCTAGATTGACATTAGCTGTATAAAATATTCTCAAATTTAGGTATTTATGGGATGTACCATTGACTACCATACATAGCGACGCATTTGCCGGAGCTACGCTTTTAAAAACTCTGTAAGTTAATTGAAATGCTATCAGAATACGACGTCGTCTTTCATAGTTTTGGTTGTGGGTTTGGTTTTAGTCTCGCGGTTTCCCACTGTCATAGCTTACATCCCGGCGGGAGTTGTTATCGCTCGATTTGTTTCTATCCTTTAATATTACgaacccagtggcgtagccaacacTCAACAAGGGGTCGTGCAAAAGCCCACTGTTCCTTACAAGTTATTGCTAAATGATATATATAAAAAAGTAATTGTGCTAATAAAATTCTTAATGTTTCACTGTACTCTGGTTGTGTTTTAAACCGTATACTAACAGAACTGTTCACCATCATACATCTAAAACTCATTTAAAGCTTCCAAATGCTATGAAATTTCGATAACTGAAAACTGCTGGTAACCCCGTAATATATACATTCCGAGACCTAAATGTAAAATGGTGTGCAATTATTTTCTTTCCAAACAAAAAAGTGTGTTGATCCGTGAAAGAGCAAGATACATTTCAATAACTGTGCATGAAAATGGATTCCGTGGACTCACCGCCCTACGAAAACTGTAAGTACTTGCATGAGACGACCTAAACATGCAACACGGATCTGTTCATATACAGGCAGTAACGGTGACCTCCAGTACATTTTAATTCCGACAATTGAATTGATGCTACTTATTGATTTCTTAAATTAATTGTTGTATTCCCTGCAATTTCGCTGGATTCTGACTGCCAAATCTAAACGTGTTTATTATAGTGATGCACATTTGAAGCTACTAAAATTGACGCTTTTATTAAATGATATTCTTGTTGTGATTTGTTTTCACATTCCTTTCCTGTTCTTCTTTTCAATTTCCACAGGTACGTTGACGACCACCATTTATGCTGCCATTTTGATACTCTTGACGACTGTATCACTCTAGAGCCACAACCACCGCTTTTCATGTGCGGAAGCCTTATGCAAAACTCTGTGTTACGCATATCAATGTGGATTCTGGGTATCAGTGCGCTAATAGGAAACGCTTATGTGATCGTTCTTCGCATACGGGAAAAAACGAAAAATTTAATAGCGGCAAAGCAATCGGTGTTAATTGGTAGTTTGGCAGTGTCAGATTGCCTTATGGGGGTGTATATGGTTATTTTGGCATCCGTAGATGTCTATTACGGCGATGAATACTTCATTTATTCAGACGATTGGAGGTCATCTGGTCTTTGCAAACTAGAAAGTTTCCTTTCCCTATTATCGAGCGAGGCCTCGGTTTTCTTCATTACCTTGATAACATTTGACCGATTCCTTTGTATTGTATTTCCTCTAAGCACGATCAAATTTCATTTGCGATCATGTCGAGTTGCGACCCTGATAGCTTGGCTGATCGCTTTCGTGTTAGCGCTAGTTCCTACTTTACTTGCCGGACCTGAGTCAGAGTTTTATGATCTGTCCGATGTTTGTATTGGTTTACCATTGATTACTCGCCCTACAAGTTACAACATCGAATCGAGTGATGTTGGCGGTCTTAATTCAGCGCGTACGTTTGATCTACCTGTACCAGAGCAATTCAAGCCAGCATGGTTTTTCTCAATCTTCATATTTCTTGGTTTAAATTTAGTCTGCTTTCTTTTCATATTTGTGTGTTATTTCGTAATGTTTATAAATGTCAAAATAGTGCGTCAGAAGATGAAAGGGGTAATAAATCACGACAGGGATGCAGATTTAAAACTGGCGGTCAAAATGTCGGCGATAGTTGGTACAGATTTTATATGTTGGATGCCAGTGATTATCATGGGTCTCCTCTCCCAGACGGGAGCCGCCGTCATTCCTCTGCAGATGTACACATGGTCTGTTGTATTTATCATCCCTATAAATTCGTCCCTTAATCCATATTTATACACAATCGCCACTCTTATTACTGATTACAGAAagcaggaaagttgagaaagaaAGGCAGGTGAAAAATCAAAATCTATAGCGTCAGTCTCGGATatgtcaatagaggttatccatgttactcatgtgtgacttctaacaaggcGCTGcaggttcccgtagtattcctcattcaaaccaattcaatgcacgacctcgaagttagtatgactttggcgggctatttgaAACATTCGTCGTTGCACATCcaagtacttcttttgaaaatcctaaacaaggtatagcagtcgctgataggatatgcagcttatagaacacggataacatcTATGAGACAAACAAATGTAACAGAggcagagtaaaaaaaaatccagaaatcGATCGCAAAATTAATACGATAATAGTTCAATACGCATGCACTGATTGCACGATTCGTATATTGATTGTATAAACAGTTTGTTTATTAACCAGTCGGTCCGACTGATGCACACTtatgtcctgatgggaccagactcaagcaaaatgctcaactTAAAAGCATGCTAGCATGTATGAAGCCGGGGTATGAAGACAAAAGAATAAAACAGAATTGCAGAAACTGGGCAAGGTAAAAAAATGCCTCTtccaacaaatcaattgtacaattttgctctcAGTGGATTGTTGAATCGGCTCACCTGTCAATCAATATGAATAGTTTACCATTGTAAAATAAGTGAATAGTTGTAGTTTTGGACTACTTTATTTACCTTAGACCCACTGAGATTATTGCAATTAAGACATTGGCAGGACACTCAGGTCACCACATATAAACTTCTTTGTGAGGTGACTAGATTTCCCACGGCTGCAATCTGTTTCCGAACAGTTTTGATCACCTTTTCCCCATAGAAACCCATTTACCTTGTCAATAATTATATATCATatgtatatagcctatatatgATCTCACGCCACCAAATAAGTCCCCATTGAGATATGAACTGAACTTGCCTTAAAAACGTCATTTCTTCTtcgcaggagcgactcagttcttagcgacagctatgtaGCTATGATGGCTGacattagccctagcctgatccctgACTTGGAaaaataggttgaccgtcattatttttacgactggccctcgaagtctatgatgtctgggaattacctgatttacatgcaaaatcatgccagtgtttaaaatcattaaacaatgatttgatattactagtcatgaccaatccaaatttaggcAAAATAATTATGCTCAATTGCATGCCTTTAGGCGTCAACGAGGTTTTCTAAGAAATGGTTTAAGGGCGCACAACactataatactatttggtggtggtAATCATATGCGTGGCTTGTAGATGAAAACATGCAGAACATTAATTTTTGGTAATGAGGTAAAAATACCGGGTGCATAAAAGAATTTACTGGCGATATGGCAGAGTAGTTTGCGATTTACACGTACGTAAGGATAGACATTTTAGTTCACCTCTCTTCACCTCCTTTATCCAGCATTTTAGGGGTTACTTCCAGCGGTGATATTAAATTCGTATTCGAATGCCGGACTTAGCGTTCAAACTCATGTGCGGCAATGATGTGGGTACCCTTAAATGGTGTAAAATGGGATAAAGCGTTAAATGTCTAAAATGAATACTAAATATTTATAAAGTGAGTGTTAGAACTTATatgaattttggccatgtaaGACGATTTACTGACTTTGCTTAGTTATTTGATGTTATAAACCATCCATCCAAATGCCAAATAATTTCAGTCACCAGAAAAAGAAATATGGTGA is a window from the Amphiura filiformis chromosome 12, Afil_fr2py, whole genome shotgun sequence genome containing:
- the LOC140166781 gene encoding uncharacterized protein — encoded protein: MFLIGNGLVAGKEQTAKLTGEVKIRTISSRDSTMWMILETDNTGQLAGFHLQIEKLPARGINALCEGSDYHCGSGFCVSYNAKCDGFTDCYANNADELRCAYIHCPGSYLCDKAPDVNISKCVTMDEVCDGEIECPGGDDETFCDVKKCPDDCSCQYEGESLIVSCEQGWADETLNNMARTSNSLVLSEGHIGILEPAIFKGLANLHTLSLEGNSIDILEQGCFDGLYNVTWLDLSRNNMSYIQSNSFEGMPILQELYLWDVPLTTIHSDAFAGATLLKTLVLIRERARYISITVHENGFRGLTALRKLYVDDHHLCCHFDTLDDCITLEPQPPLFMCGSLMQNSVLRISMWILGISALIGNAYVIVLRIREKTKNLIAAKQSVLIGSLAVSDCLMGVYMVILASVDVYYGDEYFIYSDDWRSSGLCKLESFLSLLSSEASVFFITLITFDRFLCIVFPLSTIKFHLRSCRVATLIAWLIAFVLALVPTLLAGPESEFYDLSDVCIGLPLITRPTSYNIESSDVGGLNSARTFDLPVPEQFKPAWFFSIFIFLGLNLVCFLFIFVCYFVMFINVKIVRQKMKGVINHDRDADLKLAVKMSAIVGTDFICWMPVIIMGLLSQTGAAVIPLQMYTWSVVFIIPINSSLNPYLYTIATLITDYRKQES